Proteins from one Flavobacterium branchiarum genomic window:
- a CDS encoding DNA/RNA non-specific endonuclease, with protein MIIKRGVLVAFFLIFLFSCKKNSESSSVNSDLEFKDSLKTETTLYSEDNVDFDYLPSSTTNQVVKHDYYTLSYNEKFEQAEWVAYELKKSYIKNNDFKRPYFNEDPKVTSGSADWRNYKQSGYDKGHLCPAGDMEFDKKAYEDTFLTSNISPQMREFNNGIWNRLEQKVRYWAVKYDGIYVVTGGVLTDSDTTIGKEKVLVPNYFYKVLLDESNGKYKMIAFLVPNEKSERPLYEFVVSVDAIEKLTGIDFFPQLDDKIEDALEKNTDYKSWIF; from the coding sequence ATGATTATAAAGAGAGGGGTATTGGTTGCTTTTTTTTTGATTTTTCTTTTTTCTTGTAAAAAGAACTCGGAAAGCAGCAGTGTTAATTCTGATTTAGAATTTAAAGACAGTTTGAAGACTGAAACCACGTTGTATAGTGAAGACAATGTAGATTTCGACTACTTGCCTAGTTCGACAACAAATCAAGTCGTAAAACATGATTATTATACGCTTTCTTATAATGAAAAATTTGAACAGGCAGAATGGGTTGCTTACGAATTAAAGAAAAGCTATATTAAAAATAATGATTTCAAGAGACCCTATTTTAATGAAGATCCCAAAGTAACTTCTGGGTCTGCGGATTGGCGTAATTATAAACAATCAGGATACGATAAAGGGCACCTTTGTCCAGCTGGAGATATGGAGTTTGATAAAAAAGCATATGAAGATACTTTCTTAACTTCAAATATATCTCCTCAGATGCGTGAATTTAATAATGGTATTTGGAATAGATTAGAGCAAAAAGTACGTTATTGGGCTGTTAAATACGATGGTATTTATGTAGTTACTGGTGGAGTGCTTACTGATTCAGATACTACAATTGGTAAAGAAAAAGTGCTAGTGCCTAACTATTTTTATAAAGTACTATTAGATGAATCTAATGGCAAATATAAGATGATTGCTTTTCTTGTGCCAAATGAAAAAAGCGAAAGACCTTTATATGAGTTTGTAGTTTCGGTAGATGCTATCGAAAAATTAACAGGCATAGATTTCTTTCCTCAATTAGATGATAAAATTGAGGATGCTTTAGAGAAAAACACAGATTATAAATCTTGGATTTTTTAG
- the rodA gene encoding rod shape-determining protein RodA: MKNQSVKSNIDWISIIIYTALVIMGWLNIYSSSLSSTDGTYEKQFIFILLTIPLIFIVLFVDGKFYEKYASIIFGVALLSLVGLFFFGKTIAGQRCWYAIGSFTLQPSEFTKAATALALAKYLSDTQVNLKDVNRQIQALAIVFLPVILILPQPDPGSALIYSIFLLVLYREGLPSWYIWTGFIAIVLFVLTLVLEPEYVILISVIILAIIHFKGRTVDRNLILSGILLALISGFVLSVDYVFDNVFKQHHRDRFNILLGKTVDMKGIGYNTNQSEIAIGSGGWIGKGFLEGTQTKGGFVPEQHTDYIFTTVGEEWGFAGSVVVIGLFVGLFLRIIYLAERQKTKFSRVYGYCVAGILFTHFFVNIAMVIGIFPTIGVPLPFFSYGGSGLWGFTILLFIFLKMDANKVNEW, encoded by the coding sequence ATGAAAAATCAAAGTGTAAAAAGCAATATTGACTGGATAAGTATAATCATCTATACCGCATTAGTAATCATGGGATGGTTAAACATATATTCTTCTTCCCTATCCTCTACAGATGGTACTTATGAGAAACAGTTCATTTTTATTTTACTAACGATTCCACTAATTTTTATCGTTCTATTTGTTGATGGTAAATTCTATGAAAAGTATGCCAGCATCATTTTTGGTGTCGCCTTACTGTCCTTGGTCGGATTATTTTTCTTTGGGAAAACTATTGCCGGACAACGCTGTTGGTATGCAATAGGAAGTTTTACATTACAACCCTCTGAGTTCACTAAAGCAGCTACAGCCCTTGCGTTAGCAAAATATCTAAGCGACACACAGGTAAACCTAAAAGACGTTAACAGACAAATACAGGCGCTTGCTATTGTGTTTTTACCTGTAATCTTAATTCTGCCTCAACCAGACCCTGGAAGTGCCTTAATATACAGTATATTTCTACTTGTTTTATATCGTGAAGGACTTCCTTCTTGGTACATCTGGACAGGATTTATAGCTATCGTATTGTTTGTTTTAACGCTAGTATTAGAACCCGAATATGTAATACTTATATCCGTAATTATACTCGCGATTATACATTTTAAAGGAAGGACAGTTGATCGAAACCTAATTTTAAGCGGTATATTATTAGCGCTAATATCTGGGTTCGTACTATCTGTTGATTACGTTTTTGATAATGTTTTTAAGCAACATCACCGAGATCGTTTTAATATTTTACTAGGAAAAACGGTCGACATGAAAGGGATTGGATACAATACCAATCAATCTGAAATTGCGATTGGATCTGGTGGATGGATAGGAAAAGGTTTTCTAGAAGGCACTCAGACTAAAGGGGGGTTTGTTCCTGAACAACATACCGATTACATCTTTACTACTGTAGGTGAAGAATGGGGATTTGCGGGATCTGTTGTAGTTATAGGTTTGTTTGTTGGACTATTCTTAAGAATAATATATTTAGCCGAAAGACAAAAGACTAAATTTAGTAGAGTCTATGGTTATTGTGTTGCGGGTATTTTATTTACTCACTTTTTTGTAAATATTGCAATGGTAATTGGTATTTTCCCTACTATTGGAGTCCCACTTCCTTTCTTCTCATATGGAGGTTCAGGACTATGGGGATTCACCATTTTGCTTTTTATTTTCCTTAAAATGGATGCCAATAAAGTTAACGAGTGGTAG